From one Tetragenococcus osmophilus genomic stretch:
- a CDS encoding NAD(P)H-hydrate dehydratase: MQNLSEQCLSIIQKRPKNSHKGTFGRTVLVGGNAQFGGAIMMSAEACVNAGSGLTTVITDPNNHQALHARMPEVMTADWNDNELCDSVLASADVILIGPGLGEDEKSQELLTYIFQKQTENQLLVIDGSAITLFAKNDEELPHPEQTIFTPHQMEWQRLSGIKIADQTEEINQAVQEKLEATIVLKSHHTEIYSEQEDFLNPLGNPGMATGGTGDTLAGIIAGFLAQFASSVEVINAAVYLHSYIADQIYYDNYIVLPTKISQALPYWMKQFEK; this comes from the coding sequence ATGCAAAATTTATCCGAACAATGTTTATCTATTATCCAAAAGCGTCCCAAAAATTCTCATAAAGGAACATTCGGTCGTACAGTACTGGTTGGCGGAAATGCACAATTTGGCGGGGCAATTATGATGAGCGCGGAAGCTTGCGTTAATGCTGGTAGCGGCTTAACTACAGTAATAACAGATCCTAACAATCATCAAGCCTTACATGCGCGCATGCCCGAAGTTATGACAGCAGACTGGAATGACAACGAACTATGCGATTCGGTATTAGCTTCTGCTGATGTCATTTTAATCGGACCTGGTCTAGGTGAAGATGAAAAAAGTCAAGAATTATTAACTTATATCTTCCAAAAACAAACGGAAAATCAATTACTTGTTATCGATGGCTCTGCAATTACATTATTTGCTAAAAATGACGAGGAACTTCCTCATCCTGAACAAACAATTTTTACGCCTCATCAAATGGAATGGCAACGTTTGAGTGGTATAAAAATCGCCGATCAAACAGAAGAAATCAATCAAGCTGTCCAAGAAAAATTAGAAGCAACGATCGTTCTAAAAAGTCATCATACAGAAATTTATAGTGAACAAGAAGATTTCTTGAATCCACTAGGGAATCCCGGTATGGCTACAGGTGGTACTGGAGACACTTTGGCTGGGATCATCGCCGGTTTTTTGGCACAATTTGCTAGTTCAGTTGAAGTCATTAATGCTGCTGTTTACTTACACAGCTATATTGCCGACCAAATTTATTATGACAACTATATTGTTTTACCAACTAAAATTAGCCAAGCTTTACCTTATTGGATGAAACAATTTGAAAAATAA
- a CDS encoding acetate/propionate family kinase gives MAKTIAINAGSSSLKWQLYEMPAEEVAAKGIVERIGLNDSIFTIKYGDDQKYEDTLDIKDHEVAVKMLLDKLIDLDILGSYDEITGVGHRVVQGGEYFDQSVVIDEDVLEKIEALADFAPLHNPAHVMGIKAFRELLPNVINVAVFDTAFHANMPESNARYSIPKEYKEQYGVRKYGAHGTSHRYVAERAAAMLDRPLEELKLITCHLGNGASITAVKNGQSVDTSMGFTPLAGVTMGTRSGDVDPAVLQYLMNKLNIGIDEMLDILNKKSGLLGLTGISSDMRDLEDNMDNEDVKIALDIFADRIRKYIGSYVTTMNGVDAIVFTAGIGENDANARANVINGMTWFGCEVDPEKNNVRGEEKVISTDDSKVKVLLVPTDEELVIARDVESLRKNG, from the coding sequence ATGGCAAAAACAATCGCAATTAATGCAGGAAGTTCAAGTTTAAAATGGCAACTATATGAGATGCCAGCAGAAGAAGTAGCTGCTAAAGGTATCGTGGAAAGAATCGGATTAAATGATTCGATTTTTACAATTAAATATGGAGATGATCAAAAATATGAAGATACCTTAGATATTAAGGATCATGAAGTTGCTGTGAAAATGTTGTTAGATAAATTAATTGATTTAGATATCTTGGGTTCGTATGATGAAATCACAGGTGTGGGTCATCGAGTTGTTCAAGGTGGAGAATACTTTGATCAATCAGTAGTTATTGATGAAGATGTTTTGGAAAAAATTGAAGCACTAGCTGATTTTGCTCCGCTGCATAATCCAGCTCATGTAATGGGAATTAAAGCTTTTAGAGAATTGTTGCCTAATGTGATTAACGTAGCTGTCTTTGATACGGCTTTTCATGCAAATATGCCAGAATCTAACGCTCGTTATAGTATTCCTAAAGAGTATAAAGAACAATATGGTGTTCGTAAGTACGGAGCTCACGGAACGAGTCACCGTTATGTGGCTGAACGCGCAGCTGCAATGTTGGATCGTCCGCTTGAAGAGTTGAAGCTTATTACTTGCCATCTTGGAAATGGAGCTTCGATTACAGCTGTTAAAAATGGTCAATCAGTAGATACTTCTATGGGCTTTACTCCCTTGGCTGGTGTAACTATGGGAACTCGTTCAGGGGATGTCGATCCAGCTGTTTTACAATATCTGATGAATAAACTAAATATCGGTATTGATGAAATGTTAGACATTTTAAATAAGAAATCAGGTTTGCTTGGTTTAACTGGGATTTCTAGTGATATGCGTGATTTAGAAGACAATATGGATAATGAAGACGTTAAAATCGCCTTAGATATTTTTGCTGATCGTATTCGCAAATACATTGGTAGTTATGTAACAACGATGAACGGCGTAGATGCCATTGTATTTACTGCTGGTATCGGAGAAAACGATGCGAATGCACGGGCGAATGTGATTAATGGAATGACTTGGTTCGGTTGTGAAGTTGATCCAGAAAAAAATAATGTACGTGGCGAAGAAAAAGTTATTTCGACAGATGATTCTAAAGTTAAAGTGCTTTTAGTTCCAACAGATGAAGAACTAGTAATCGCACGTGATGTTGAATCATTGCGTAAAAATGGTTAA